GAGGAGCATCCCATTAAATTCCCAGCCAAGCATTCTCTTCAGGCCAGCGAAATCGGGCGTTTTACTTTGGTTATTAGTGGAAAGTTCCTGAAGTTTTTTAAGGAGTGTATTTGAATTGTTGACATATCCTTCATAAAGCTTAAAATGCATTTTTAGTAGAGAATCGTCTAAACCTTGGATATTACCTAAAAGGTGATCAAAATTCTTCACTTGATAATTTGCTACATTCGGTAATTGCGCCTTAATTTTGTCCTCTGTTTCTGCAGCAGTTAAGGCTTGAAAGCAAAGTCCTGCAGTGATTAATAAATAGTAAAAAGCTTTTTTCATGAATTTTTCATCCTTTGGAGTTTTTTTTGTAGATATTTTTTCGTCATGCAAATAAATACATTTTTAGAGGAATGATTATGTTGTATCGTATTATTTTATTTTTTACTATAGCTATTCTTGCCCTATTTTTGGGGTATAAAATGATGCATGGTAAAGCGGAAAAATTGCCTGCAAGTTCTGAGGAGACTATTATCCCGCCTCTAGGGCTCCCTCCTATACCATGGCCAGAGGACAATCCCTACACTAAAGACAAAGCAGAACTAGGTCGTTTACTTTATTTTGACAAAAGACTCTCCTCTGATCAGACAATTTCATGTGCCTCATGCCACAATATTCAATGTGGTTACAGTGATGGTAAGACGATAGCAGTCGGTATTAGTGACTATCTCGGCACCCGCAACAGCCCTACCATTATCAACACAGCATATGCTAAGCATCTTTTTTGGGATGGAAGAGCCTCATCTTTAGAAGAACAAAGTAAAGGGCCTATTGCAAATCCAAAAGAAATGTCTGCAATCATAGATGCTGATGAAGCACATCGCCAATGTGTGGATCGCATCAGGAATTCAAAAGGGTATAGAGCATTATTTATGAAGGTTTTTGGCACAGAGGACATTACCCTTGACGACATTGCAAAAGCGATTGCCACTTACGAACGCACCCTGCTTTCCGGGAATTCTCCCTACGATCGTTATCAAGCAGGGGATCGTTCAGCGCTCACTCAGGAGCAAGTGCGCGGTTTAGAACTTTTTAATAAAGTAAAGTGTTCGCATTGCCACACGGGCTTTAATTTTGGCGACGATCGTTTTCTGAATATTGGGATTGGTATGGACAAGCCTAACCCAGACACAGGACGGTATGAAATCACAAAAGACGATAGGGATTGGGGCGGTTTTAAAGTGCCGACTTTGCGGGAGATAGAACATACCCCCCCTTATATGCACGATGGTAGCCTGCAAACGTTAGAAGAAGTGATCGATTATTACGATAAAGGGGGGATCAAAAACAAAAATCTTCATCCTCTAATCAAGCCCTTAAATCTATCACCAGAAGATAAACAAGCGCTGGTCAGTTTTTTAAAATCCTTAAGTGGTGAAGGATGGAAGAATTTTAAAGAACCAACCCAATTTCCTGAATAACGAGTAATTGTTGAAGGCTAAAAAACTCACCATTTTTTAGCCTTCAACAAAATCTTTTAGTTAGCAATTTTCACAATTTGTTTACCTAGGTTCTCCCCTGAAAAAAGACCCAAAAAAGCTTTTGGGGCATTTTCTAATCCTTCGACAATATTCTCAATGTATTTTATTTTGCCCTGCATCATCCATTCGGCTACCTGTTGAATCCCTTCTTGGAAGCGTTCTTTGTAGTCTTGCGTGACAATAAAGCCTTTTGCAAGAGCGCTTTTGGCAATTAATGTCCGGAAATGGCGTGGCCCAATGTCCGGTTGGTTAAGGTTGTACATAGAAATTTGCCCAGAAATAACTAACCGTGCATGCCAATTAATCAGTTTCATCACCTGATCAGTCACATCACCGCCAACATTATCGTAATAAATGTCGACTCCTTTAGGACATGCTTGATAGAGTTCTGTTGAAAATTGAGCGCTTTTATAATTGATGCCAGAATCAAAACCAAGAGTATTTGTGATGTAGTCTATTTTTTCTTGGGTACCGGCAATACCCACTACTCGGCATCCTTTTAGCTTTGCAATTTGCCCGGCGATCATTCCAACCGCGCCAGCGGCGCCTGAAACAACCACAGTTTCTCCTTCTTTAGGTCGTCCAATATCTAACAGGCCAAAATAAGCAGTCATACCGGGCATTCCTAACACGCCCAGCGCTGTTGAAATAGGGGCATAACTGGGATCGATTTTTTCTAAATCCTTGCCTTTGGCAATATTATAAAGAGCCCAATCAAGGTGTCCTAATACAATATCCCCTCCTCTAAAATGAGGGTGCTTTGATTCGACAACCCTTCCTACAACTCCCCCTGTAAGTGGGTGATTTAATTGGAAAGGATCGGTATAGGAAGGCGTGTTAAACATACGTAAACGCATGTAGGGATCAACGGATAAATAGAGGGATTGAATGAGAACATCTTCTTCTTGCAGTGGGGGAAGAGGTGTTTCCTTAAATGCAAAGGTAGAGGAACTCGGTAATCCTTCTGGGTAGGAAGTTAGGATGACTTGTTTATTTGTAAAATGCGCAGACATACTCGACCCTTATTTGTTGTAGCAAATGTTAAAACTGTGCATGGATTCCAGCACTAATTTCGTAGCTTCTATGCTTAGTGGAATACTCACCCGAACATTCCAAAAAACCATAGATTTGCTCATTGAATTTTTTGGAAAGATTTAGCACATATTCAAAGGCATTAGTGCTGAGCGGCTGGATTTTTAAATTAAAGGAACGGCCAAAATTTAAAAACCGTATTTTCATGCTTCGCGCATTGCGGTAATTGTTATGTCGCCAAACTAATTCCCCTTGTAGGCCTATTCCATGTCTAAAAGGCTGGTAGAGATGTACACCCAAACGGCTTGCCAGTAGGCTATAGCCCCTATTGGTTGCTTTAAGGTTTAAAAGGGAAGCCCTGCGTTCTTTCGCAGTGCTGCGATGCAAATGAGTGAACTGTAGCCCCAAAAATGGTTGAATGCCCATATCTAAAAAATAAATATTTTGTCCTATTTCACCATAAAGTGTTCCGTCCGCTAGAGTAAAGTGCGATTTTGCATGAGAGATACCGCTAATCCCTAGTTTTCTCTGAAGTTTACATTTTCCAAGCCCCCCAATGGCATTAAATGACAAATAGTAGGAGGGGAGCACATAAAAACTGTAGAGAGCAAATTTTCCTTGTTGCAACTTGCCCTGGCCTCCTAAACGATATTTAAGTTGGCTATTAATATAATTGCCAGCAAAACCTACCACCCATTCATCGCTAACAAATTTCGAAGCACCTCCCGACACATCCCATTCACTATTGTAATAGGTTTTATAAGGTGTGGAAAAGCATCCCTTCCCTCCCCCTAAGTTTAGCCAGCTATTGCATCCATAGGCAGCGGGTTCATAATCATCAAAGCACTCCTTGTAGAAAAAGGGGACTAGCGCATCAATACGCCTTAGGAAATGGTTATTGTTCTTCTCATCCAAATAAAGAAAGCTGATGTACTGCTCGCCGCTCATTTTGCTTAATGACATCCTTAAATCGTCAATAGTCTCTTGAGCGAGGTGGTTAATCAAATCGAGTTGAGTCTCTGAAGGCTGGGTGAGAGTGTCAATTTGGGCTGCAATTTTTGCTTCGTTGCATGTGAATGCGCTTCCTGCAAAATTAGGTGTTAAGCTTAGAAAGGCCTTGTTATTAGTATAGTGAATAGCTGGTAAAAAATAAGCATTGTTCAATTTTACATTTTGAAAAGAGTTTAAAATCCCAAGGTTACTGTTAACGACGACATACTCTTTTCCAATAGCATAAGTGCCATCAATAGAAAAAGCTTGAAGCTCTCCGGAAAGAGATGCTATGCCTTCTGCCTGCACCAAACTGCTTTGCCCATTCCCATTCAAAGGGATCTGCAAAATGCTTTCTCTACTTTGATTGTAGTTTCCTCCAATGGTGAAAGTCCCGATAGTGTTATTTCCCGGAGAAAAAATTGCTCCTGGAGCTATCGTTAGATCATTCCCAATTTTTCCATTACCTAAAAGTTTCCCTGATTGAATGAGGGTATTTCCAGTATAAGTGCTTTCGCCATTTAGACTTAATGCTCCATTTCCCAACTTAGTAAGGCTTCCGCCAAATCCGTGAATGGTTCCTTCAATGACCATATCCTGATTGAGATGGCCGATGGCAAGATGAAAGGCGTTTAATGAGACAACGCTGTTTGCGTCAGTATTCAAGGATCCTAAAGTGTTGTTTTGGTTTAAGGTCAGTTGTGATGCATTTAAATTGATACGAGCTGAGTTTCCTTTAGCAGTGTTATTAAAAGTGACCTTACTGTTCTCTGCATTAATCAGGCAAGAATTTGCAGAACTAGAGCCTTGGAAAGTAACGATTGATGTGGATTTAGCGGTGATAATGGCATTATTGGCCTGGCTGTTATTTTCAAAAGTAAGTGTTGTTTTGCTGATATCTAATTGGGCAGATTGCGCTTGTGCTGTATTTGCGAACACAATGTTGCCGTTATTGGCACTTGTTAAGTAAGCCGAGCCCCCTTTGCTATGGTTAAAGAAGGTAACAGTTGCACGATTTCCTGATAGGACAATTTGGGCTTTGTCAGCAGAAGAATTTGAAAAAAACTCTAATAATCCTCCTGATTCACTTAAATTAATGTGTGCATTAGAGGCCGTAGCATTGTTGACAAAGCGTATTCTTCCTGAGTTTGCGATATGATAGAAAATCTTGTTAGATCCCGTTGAATCAGCTGAAGATTGATTAGCAAAACGCAAGATAGAGGATGATCCGTTAACAGCAAAATTTTGGTCTAAATGTCCAAGATTAACGACCCCTTCTTGATCAAGGATGAGCTGTCTTGAAACAGATAGTTTGAGAGTGAAGTTAAATGGCGTGTTATCTACAAATTTAATTGCTTGAAAGACGATATCGCTTTTTGGTGCGCCTCTCAATGACGGACTAAATGAAGTTGCTTCTGCACTTAAAATGGCACTATCTGCAGTGCTTGGAAGCATTTTAGAGCTCCAATTTAAACTTTCTAAAAAGTCGTTGTCAATTGCTCCAGACCAAAAAATATCAGCAGGATAAATAGTGGTCATGGTGAGGGCTTGGACTAGCAATAATAAGCGGAATAACATACTACCTTGTCAAGAATTTTAAAAATCCTAACAAAGGAAAAGATTATAAATCAAAAAAAAATTAGCATTTACTATGCGTTTCGGCGTAGCTTCTAGAGCAGAAAAATTTTTTTTTGGCAAAATAAAAGGTTAGGGTGTTTTCTACTCGTTTGCCTTTTTTAAAGGTCATCTTTTTAAACACAGGCAAAGCCATTCGAGGAGATGATAGCAAACATTCAAGGGGAGAAAAAAAGTATAAACGTATGCAGAATAGTATTAGATGGCTTATTTTTTTAAAAAATTGCTCTAAAAGTGTTCTAGTACAGCATTCTAAAATGCTTTTTTAAAAACAAGTCCGTTATCCAAACACCCTAAATCTTGCTCAAAGAACTAGATGGTTCTGAAAAAGTTCTGAGTAGAGACATAAACTTCTCTGCAAGCTATTTAGATTTTCCAGCTGAAATAAGAAAACGATTAGAGTAAACAAAAAGATCTTTTTCAAAAAATAAAACCCATTTTTCTTGTTTAAAATGAGTGAGAGCACACCTTTCCATTTATTTTCTTTTGCCATTAATTTGACAAATGCCTAGACTCATAGTTGTAAGTGCAATTGAAAATCCAATTGTGTAAGCAACAAAAGTATCTTAGCTTATAGTAGCTAATTTGCAATTTTGGTAACTTGTTGCCAAAAAGTTAGAAAAAAAGATAATATAAGTCTTTTACTTAGAAGGTTTGATTGAAAACTTTTCCATCTTACTAGTCTTTTTGCATAACATAAATAACCAGAGGATCAGAAATGAAAAATATACTTTTAGCAATACTTTGCGTATTTTCTTTTTCTGCTACATGTGCAGGTAATACTGCTGGTGATAAATTAGATAATGTAATTGATAAAACAAAAGATACGTACCACGATATAGAGAACAGTACCAAAGATACGTACCATGATGCTAAGGATAGAGCCAAAGGCACTTGGGATGGTCTAAAAGAAAAATCCGAAAGTGCGTATAAAGATGCTAAGGAAAGAACTGAAGGCGCCTGGGATGGTCTAAAAGAAAAATCCGACAGTGCGTATAAAGATGCTAAGGAAACTACTAAAGATATTTGGGACAAGACGACAAAGACTTACGAAAAAACAAAAGACAAAACTGCTGAAGCTCTAGAAAGTGCAAAAGAGAAAACAAAAGAAGCTTTCGGGAGAGGAAGAAGTAGGACTGAAGAAGCCGCTGATAAGGCTAAGGAAGCCGCTGACAAGGCTAAAGAGGCGAGTGAAAGAGCAAAGGATGCTACAAAAGAGAAGTATCATGAGCTAAAACACGAGCTAAAAAATAGGTTTAAATAAGCCTTGTTTTTGCAATTTTAAGTGTTAAAGGTAAATTATTTTATAGTTAATTTTTTATCTAATTCCACTTGTATACGTCTTAATCTAATCCCTTCATTCTCGAATAAGGGTGCGGAATAAGACGTGTATTTCTTTGACTTTTACCGCCCCTCTAATCCTTCCTTCCAATTCCATTTAATCTCAGTCTTTATTAACTGCAGCGGCTGCATTGCTAATCAATGTATTCCTTTAGATATTTTCTAACTCTCTAATAATAGTAAATGGAGAGAAGTAAAGTGTATTTTCGACAATACATCAACTATTGGTGAATCGTCCTTTGCTTTTTTCTGTATTTGAATAATTTGTTATTCTGAATGTCCCTTTGTCATTGTTTTTATCTCAAAGCAATTCATTTTGTACAAAATCTTTATTTCTTTTTGGATGGTTTTTAGGGGGGCAAGTTGGGTTAAAAATAATCTAGAATACTATTGAAAAAATGCATCTTGAATAAAGCTAGATTCAGCTTACACTTTTTTAACGGGTCAGACTACCAAAGGATTTTTTAACAGGCGGGGGTAAGTGGGATAGGTTGATTGATAGCTATAAGTAAAAATTAAAATGAGAGGGAGTCAATACAAGCCTGCTACCGAGAATGTTGCAGGCTTGTGTTGAGCACTTTTAGCGGCTTGAGCGGGGTTTAGCTTCTTTGAAATTGCGTTTCACCGGTCGATTTGTATTGGTAGCAAATTTCTTGGGTCCCTCTCCACTAGTACCTGCGCCACGTCTTTTTGGCATGGATACCCCATGAGGATGATCAAAGGAGCGTTCGCCTTCTTTTCTAAAAGGTCTTTTTTGACCAAAAGAGCGTTCTCCGCCTTCCTTGAAAGGGGGCTTGCGATCAAAAGAGCGTTCGCCTTCTTTTCTAAAAGGTCTTTTTTGACCAAAAGAGCGTTCTCCATCTTCCTTGAAGGAGGGCTTGCGATCAAAAGAGCGTTCGCCTTCTTTTTTAAAAGGTGCTTTTTTGCCAAAAGAGCGTTCTCCATCTTCCTTGAAGGAGGGCTTGCGATCAAAAGAGCGTTCGCCTTCTTTTTTAAAAGGTGCCTTTTTGCCAAAAGAGCGTTCTCCGCCTTCCTTGAAAGAGGGCTTGCGATCAAAAGAACGTTCTCCGTCTTCCTTGAAGGAAGGTTTGCGGTCAAAGGAGCGTTCGCCTTCTTTTTTGAAAGTTCTTTTTTGGCCAAAAGAGCGTTCTCCGCCTTCTTTGAAAGAGGGCTTGCGATCAAAGGAGCGTTCACCTTCTTTTCTAAAAGGTGCTTTTTTGTCAAAAGAGCGTTCTCCGCCTTCCTTGAAAGAGGGCTTGCGATCAAAGGAGCGTTCACCTTCTTTTCTAAAAGGTGCTTTTTTGTCAAAAGAGCGTTCTCCGCCTTCCTTGAAAGAGGGCTTGCGATCAAAGGAGCGTTCACCTTCTTTTCTAAAAGGTGCTTTTTTGTCAAAAGAGCGTTCTCCGCCTTCCTTGAAAGAGGGCTTGCGATCAAAAGAGCGTTCATTTCTATTGAAGCGAGAACGTCCGCCAAATCTTCGCTGTTGTTGTGAGCTTGATGAATTATCTCTTACTTTTGGTTCCATTCCTTCAATCGTTAAGACTGGTAAAGGTTTGCCGATTAAACGATAGATTCTCGCTAGCACATGATCTTCTCTATAAGTTGCAAAAGTAATTGCATTGCCCTTAGCTCCTGCACGGCCAGTTCTTCCAATGCGATGAACAAAGTCTTCTGATTGGAAAGGAAGGTCGAAGTTAATGACGTGGCTTAATGAGGCAATATCAATTCCTCTTGCTGCTACATCTGTAGCCACTAGAATCTGAATAGTTCCTTTTCTAAGTCGATTAATTGTTTTGGTCCGCTGTCTTTGGTCCATGTCACCATGAAGAGCGCCGGCCAAGTAATCATTTTCTTGTAAATAGCTTGCCAGAACTTTTGTTTGGTTAATCGTAGATGTGAAAATAATCATTTGCGTCATGTCGACAGTTTCAAGGAAATAGTCTAAGATACGCATCTTATGATTGATATCGTCAACATAGTAAAGGCTTGTCTCAATGTTATCTTTTAATGACAAATCTTGTTTGACTCTAATTTCATAAGGGTTTTTTTGTAATTTTCTTGAAAAAGGGAGAATTTTGTTATCAATAGTTGCGGAAAAGAGCAGCGTTTGTCTTTCTTTTGGAATGTCCCCAGCAATTTGCTCGACGGCATCAATGAAGCCCATATCTAGCATACGATCGGCCTCATCTAATACGAATACCTTCACAGCCGATAAATCAATGCGTTTTTGATCTAAATGATCGATCAATCTTCCTGGCGTAGCAATGAGGATATCATAAGGCTTTGAAAGAGATCTTTTTTGAATCGGGTAAGGTACGCCACCATAAATGCAAACGGTTTTCACTTGAGGAAGATACTTACTGTATTTTTTGGTTTCATCAGCAACTTGCACGGCAAGTTCTCTTGTTGGTACTAAGATCAAAACCTGAGGTCCATTATTTTTTTCACTGGGACTTGAGGATAGCAGATGGAGAATAGGAAGCATAAAGGCACCAGTTTTACCGGTTCCTGTCTGGGCTGAGGCAATTAAGTCACTACCGCTAAGAATTTTTGGAATAGCCGCCTCTTGAATTTCCGTAGGCGTTTTGTAGTTGATCTCTGTCAAAATCTTTAAAATTCTTTCTTCTAAATTAAAATGGGTAAAATCCGACACAAATATATCCTATTTAAGGGTTAAGGTGTTCACCAGAGTGAACGCTATGTTGCTCTTTTGAAATGAGCTAATTTAGAGAAAGAGCCTTTAAAGATTCCTTTTACTGACAAGACTTGGGAGTGTTGTGCGCTCTAAAACCACACAATTATATAATAAATTACGATTAATTACTAGATCCTTATGAAAAAGGAGAATGTCTTTTTAATATTAGCAATTGTAAAAAATCAATTGTTATTAAGCTTACCCTATATTCCTGTCGTTTAATTAAAAAATTAACATTATCAATAATGTGATAATCGTTAATTAAATTCAATTTAAATGTTTCTAGATGTTTACTTGCTTGTTTATAAAAATATCCTTTGATTTTTTTTCTTAAAAAAAACTAGAGTAACCCTTTCTAAAGCATAGCAAAATTGATGGGATCACATGGAACTTATACTTCGACTCATGTTTGGCTTTCTGTGCCTTTACCCTGTGGCTGCTTATTCCACTGATCTTTTTCCTCCGAGTGTGACATTTATTCAAAATGCAACCACATTTGATCTAAAGTTGACAGGCATAGCTCATAGAAAAAAATTTTTTATTAATATTTATAGTGTGGCAAGCTATTTAGATTCGCGAGCGGGGAGTGAGAACTTATTACAAGAAATCATGAAAGATGAAAATGCAAAGCAGCTTATTGTGAAATGGACCCACGATGCAGATAAAAAAAGAGTGGTAAATGGGTACCAAGATTCTTTTCGTCAAGAGCTTTCGCAAGTTGAATATAGCGAATTGCAGTCGGAAATTGCTCATTATCTTTCGTTTGCTCGAGATGTAAAAAAAGGCGATGAGTA
This genomic interval from Chlamydiales bacterium STE3 contains the following:
- a CDS encoding Methylamine utilization protein MauG (Product derived from UniProtKB/Swiss-Prot:Q49128;Gene name derived from UniProtKB/Swiss-Prot:Q49128;EC number derived from UniProtKB/Swiss-Prot:Q49128), whose amino-acid sequence is MLYRIILFFTIAILALFLGYKMMHGKAEKLPASSEETIIPPLGLPPIPWPEDNPYTKDKAELGRLLYFDKRLSSDQTISCASCHNIQCGYSDGKTIAVGISDYLGTRNSPTIINTAYAKHLFWDGRASSLEEQSKGPIANPKEMSAIIDADEAHRQCVDRIRNSKGYRALFMKVFGTEDITLDDIAKAIATYERTLLSGNSPYDRYQAGDRSALTQEQVRGLELFNKVKCSHCHTGFNFGDDRFLNIGIGMDKPNPDTGRYEITKDDRDWGGFKVPTLREIEHTPPYMHDGSLQTLEEVIDYYDKGGIKNKNLHPLIKPLNLSPEDKQALVSFLKSLSGEGWKNFKEPTQFPE
- a CDS encoding putative NADP-dependent oxidoreductase YfmJ (Product derived from UniProtKB/Swiss-Prot:O34812;Gene name derived from UniProtKB/Swiss-Prot:O34812;EC number derived from UniProtKB/Swiss-Prot:O34812), which gives rise to MSAHFTNKQVILTSYPEGLPSSSTFAFKETPLPPLQEEDVLIQSLYLSVDPYMRLRMFNTPSYTDPFQLNHPLTGGVVGRVVESKHPHFRGGDIVLGHLDWALYNIAKGKDLEKIDPSYAPISTALGVLGMPGMTAYFGLLDIGRPKEGETVVVSGAAGAVGMIAGQIAKLKGCRVVGIAGTQEKIDYITNTLGFDSGINYKSAQFSTELYQACPKGVDIYYDNVGGDVTDQVMKLINWHARLVISGQISMYNLNQPDIGPRHFRTLIAKSALAKGFIVTQDYKERFQEGIQQVAEWMMQGKIKYIENIVEGLENAPKAFLGLFSGENLGKQIVKIAN
- a CDS encoding Uncharacterized protein (Product derived from UniProtKB/Trembl:F8KYJ6), which produces MLFRLLLLVQALTMTTIYPADIFWSGAIDNDFLESLNWSSKMLPSTADSAILSAEATSFSPSLRGAPKSDIVFQAIKFVDNTPFNFTLKLSVSRQLILDQEGVVNLGHLDQNFAVNGSSSILRFANQSSADSTGSNKIFYHIANSGRIRFVNNATASNAHINLSESGGLLEFFSNSSADKAQIVLSGNRATVTFFNHSKGGSAYLTSANNGNIVFANTAQAQSAQLDISKTTLTFENNSQANNAIITAKSTSIVTFQGSSSANSCLINAENSKVTFNNTAKGNSARINLNASQLTLNQNNTLGSLNTDANSVVSLNAFHLAIGHLNQDMVIEGTIHGFGGSLTKLGNGALSLNGESTYTGNTLIQSGKLLGNGKIGNDLTIAPGAIFSPGNNTIGTFTIGGNYNQSRESILQIPLNGNGQSSLVQAEGIASLSGELQAFSIDGTYAIGKEYVVVNSNLGILNSFQNVKLNNAYFLPAIHYTNNKAFLSLTPNFAGSAFTCNEAKIAAQIDTLTQPSETQLDLINHLAQETIDDLRMSLSKMSGEQYISFLYLDEKNNNHFLRRIDALVPFFYKECFDDYEPAAYGCNSWLNLGGGKGCFSTPYKTYYNSEWDVSGGASKFVSDEWVVGFAGNYINSQLKYRLGGQGKLQQGKFALYSFYVLPSYYLSFNAIGGLGKCKLQRKLGISGISHAKSHFTLADGTLYGEIGQNIYFLDMGIQPFLGLQFTHLHRSTAKERRASLLNLKATNRGYSLLASRLGVHLYQPFRHGIGLQGELVWRHNNYRNARSMKIRFLNFGRSFNLKIQPLSTNAFEYVLNLSKKFNEQIYGFLECSGEYSTKHRSYEISAGIHAQF
- a CDS encoding Uncharacterized protein (Product derived from UniProtKB/Trembl:D6YWV0), translated to MELILRLMFGFLCLYPVAAYSTDLFPPSVTFIQNATTFDLKLTGIAHRKKFFINIYSVASYLDSRAGSENLLQEIMKDENAKQLIVKWTHDADKKRVVNGYQDSFRQELSQVEYSELQSEIAHYLSFARDVKKGDEYIIRWLPGGYIEAIINGQFIGSISNARFAKALWGLWFNHEKPAPQNSLLSAGL